In a genomic window of Williamwhitmania taraxaci:
- a CDS encoding NADP-dependent isocitrate dehydrogenase, with the protein MTTRITMTNPLVEIDGDEMTRVLWPIIKEKLIVPFVDLKTDYYDLGIENRDATDDQVTTDAANAIKKWGVGVKNATITPNGARVKEYNLKKQWKSPNGTIRALLDGTVFRKPILVKNIEPSIKSWKKPIIVGRHAYGDLYKSVETYACHPGKAELVFTETNGKEKRITIHDFEGAGVLQAMHNTEESIQSFAHSCFRFALDQQLDVWFATKDTISKTYDQRFKIVFQRIFDKHYQQDFEKKNIHYYYTLIDDMVAKLVKSEGGFLWACKNYDGDVMSDLVASAFGSLAMMTSVLVSPNGYFEYEAAHGTVQQHYYKHLRGEKTSTNPTALIFAWTGALRKRGELDFNANLQLFADKLDRVLIETVEEGFMTGDLALLANPPAQRILSSVEFIEELSKRLQR; encoded by the coding sequence ATGACAACAAGAATAACAATGACAAACCCGTTGGTCGAAATTGATGGAGATGAGATGACACGGGTATTGTGGCCAATCATTAAAGAAAAGTTGATCGTCCCATTTGTTGATTTAAAGACCGATTACTATGACCTTGGTATCGAAAACAGAGATGCAACCGACGACCAAGTCACTACCGACGCAGCAAATGCCATAAAAAAGTGGGGCGTTGGTGTTAAGAATGCCACCATTACGCCAAATGGAGCTAGGGTAAAGGAATACAACTTAAAAAAACAATGGAAATCGCCCAATGGCACCATTAGGGCACTACTTGATGGGACCGTATTCCGCAAACCTATTTTGGTAAAAAATATTGAACCCTCCATAAAAAGTTGGAAAAAACCAATCATTGTAGGCCGTCATGCCTACGGAGACCTCTACAAATCGGTGGAGACATATGCATGCCATCCAGGAAAAGCAGAATTAGTATTTACCGAAACTAATGGCAAAGAAAAACGGATAACCATCCATGATTTTGAGGGTGCAGGAGTGCTTCAAGCGATGCACAATACAGAAGAAAGCATACAAAGTTTTGCACACAGTTGCTTTCGATTTGCCCTTGATCAGCAATTAGATGTTTGGTTTGCCACAAAGGATACCATATCAAAAACCTACGATCAGCGTTTCAAAATAGTGTTCCAACGAATATTCGATAAGCATTATCAACAAGATTTCGAGAAAAAGAATATTCATTATTACTACACCCTTATCGACGACATGGTGGCCAAACTCGTAAAAAGTGAAGGTGGATTCCTTTGGGCATGTAAGAATTACGATGGCGATGTAATGAGCGATCTTGTGGCCTCTGCCTTTGGTTCCTTGGCAATGATGACATCAGTTTTAGTTTCGCCAAACGGATATTTTGAGTACGAGGCGGCACATGGAACTGTTCAGCAGCATTATTATAAACACTTAAGAGGAGAAAAGACATCAACAAACCCCACTGCACTAATATTTGCTTGGACAGGTGCTCTGCGAAAAAGAGGAGAATTAGATTTTAATGCCAACCTTCAACTCTTTGCCGACAAACTCGACAGAGTGCTTATTGAAACAGTTGAGGAAGGATTTATGACCGGAGATCTAGCCCTATTGGCAAATCCACCAGCACAACGAATACTTTCGTCAGTGGAATTCATTGAGGAGTTATCGAAACGATTGCAACGATAA
- a CDS encoding citrate synthase has protein sequence MSKIEQWTKLAENASNIDNELYTKFDVKRGLRNADQTGVLVGLTNVGTVIGVEKNEKGTTPVEGRLEYRGITIDKLVDGFQSDKRQGYDETVYLLLYGKLPNRQELEDFTAYMAQQRYLPQYFTKDIILSFRGKDVMNMLARSVLALYTTEDNPDDVSTKNVLEQSLSLIAKFPAIVAYSFHGMRYHHMNKALVIRHPKPELSTAENFLYMLKGGNRYTPLEVEILDLMLVLHAEHGGGNNSSFTTHVVSSTLTDTYSAISAALGALKGPLHGGANIKVMAMVDDIKNNVRDWASEREVGAYLHKILDKKAFDGSGKLYGLGHAVYTLSDPRAILLKNKAREVAIEKNKLDEFELYALIEKIGPGIFAESKGDNKVIAPNVDFYSGFVNCSLDMPPAIYTPLFAMSRIAGWSAHRIEEINSAKRIIRPAYKAVGPKTEYIPLHNR, from the coding sequence ATGAGTAAAATTGAACAATGGACGAAATTAGCTGAAAATGCCAGCAACATCGACAATGAACTTTATACTAAGTTCGACGTAAAGAGAGGCCTAAGAAACGCTGACCAAACGGGTGTTTTAGTTGGACTGACCAACGTTGGAACGGTTATAGGTGTTGAAAAGAACGAAAAAGGCACTACTCCTGTTGAAGGCCGATTGGAGTATAGAGGCATTACGATTGACAAACTCGTGGATGGCTTTCAATCCGATAAACGCCAAGGCTACGACGAAACAGTATACCTACTTTTATATGGAAAACTTCCAAACCGCCAAGAGTTGGAGGATTTCACCGCCTACATGGCTCAACAACGATACCTACCACAATACTTTACAAAAGATATAATTCTTTCATTCAGGGGCAAGGATGTAATGAATATGCTGGCACGATCGGTGCTGGCATTGTATACTACTGAAGATAATCCGGACGATGTTTCCACAAAGAATGTATTGGAACAAAGTCTTAGCCTTATCGCCAAATTCCCCGCAATTGTAGCATATTCCTTCCATGGCATGCGCTACCACCATATGAACAAGGCTCTGGTAATACGACATCCAAAACCAGAATTGAGCACAGCAGAAAACTTCCTCTACATGCTCAAAGGTGGAAACAGATATACACCGCTGGAGGTGGAAATCCTTGATTTAATGCTCGTGCTACACGCCGAACATGGAGGAGGAAACAACTCTTCTTTTACCACCCATGTGGTCTCCAGCACCCTTACAGATACCTATTCTGCCATCTCCGCCGCTCTTGGAGCACTCAAAGGCCCACTTCATGGTGGTGCCAACATAAAAGTAATGGCGATGGTAGATGATATTAAAAATAACGTGAGAGATTGGGCTAGTGAGCGTGAGGTAGGTGCATATCTGCATAAAATACTTGACAAAAAAGCCTTTGACGGCTCAGGAAAACTGTATGGGCTAGGACATGCTGTCTATACCCTTTCCGACCCACGAGCTATACTTCTTAAAAATAAGGCTCGCGAAGTAGCAATCGAAAAAAATAAACTCGACGAATTTGAATTATATGCACTGATTGAAAAAATAGGACCTGGCATTTTTGCCGAGAGCAAAGGCGACAATAAAGTTATTGCTCCTAATGTTGACTTCTACTCAGGATTCGTCAACTGCTCACTTGATATGCCACCTGCCATCTATACACCTCTGTTTGCAATGTCGCGTATTGCCGGCTGGAGTGCACACAGGATAGAGGAGATAAATAGCGCAAAACGCATCATTCGTCCTGCCTATAAAGCAGTAGGACCAAAAACAGAGTATATACCTCTCCACAACCGATAA